The sequence ACGTGACCTATTACGCGCCCGGCACACCCGGCCCCGAGGGCAAGGTGATGACGGTGTCCTTCGACATCAACGGGCAACCGTTCACCGCACTCAACGGCGGCCCGCAATTCACGTTCAGCGAAGCCATCTCGTTCGAAGTGAGGTGTAAGGATCAGGACGAGGTAGACCGATACTGGGCGGCTTTCACGTCAGACGGTGGCGAGGAAAGCCAGTGCGGCTGGGTGAAGGACCGCTTCGGAGTCTCCTGGCAGGTGGTCCCCGAACGCCTGTACGAGCTGATGAGCGACCCCGACACCGCCGCGGCCCAGCGCGCCGTCCAGGCGATGCTCCAGATGCGCAAGTTGGACATCGCCGCACTCGAGAAGGCGTTCGCGCAGCCGTGAGCTCCGGCGAGGAGAGGTGACGAGAAGGGGATGACACCGTGACCGCACAGCGCAAGACACACATCAACGGGGTGCATACGGTGGCCGTGCCTGTCGCCGATCAGGACAGGGCCCTCGAATTCTACGTCAGCACACTCGGTTTCGAACGCCGCATGGATGCCGAGTTCGGCGAGGGGCAGCGCTGGGTCGAGGTGGCACCCCCAGGATCAGTCACCTCCATTGCCCTGGTTCCGGAACGTGAGGGCGCACCGGCCGGCGTCGAGACCGGCATTCGGCTGTCCACTGCGGACGCCGACGCCGATCATGCGACTCTCGCGGCGCACGGTGTCGATGTGGACGCGGAGGTCATGCGCCTCGGCGACTACGTACCGCCCATGTTCTATTTCCGCGATCCCGACGGCAACCGGCTCGTACTCGTCGAACTGCAACGAGAGAGCCAGGCGGACACAGAAAACTAAGCAGACACAGAGAACTTCCCGGACACAGTGGCGTCCGTCGGCCCCTGAAGAGACCCGGCCGTCAACGTCAGCGTGCAACCGGCGCGCTCGGCATCGAGCAGCTCGTGGGTGGCCACGACGACGATGGCACCTCGTGCGGCTTCTTCGTCGATCACGTCGTTGATTACGGCGCGGGCCTGCGCATCGAGTCCGGTGGTCGGCTCGTCGAGGAGCAGTAGGTCACCGCGTTGCACGAGCGCCTGAGCGAGCAACGCGCGTTGCCGTTGACCGCCCGACAGCGTACCTACTTGCCGCGCAGCGATATCCGTGATGTCGAGCCTCGTCAACGCAACCTCCACAGCTTGGCGGTCGTCGGGGGTGAGGCGGCGAAACAGTCCACGGCGCTGCCACGCGCCCATGCCGACGAGCTCGCGCACCGTGAGGGGCAGGTTGTCCCCGACCGCCGTACGTTGTGGCACGTAGGCGACGCGCCGCCCGCGGAGGCCGTCGATGCTTCCGGACGTGGGGCGCAGGATGCCGGCCAGTGCATGGAGCAGCGTCGACTTGCCGGACCCGTTGTGCCCTATGAGCGCGGTAACCGTCCGCTCAGTGAAGGATGCGCTGACACGGTTCAGCGCCACGGCGGTCCCGTACCGCACGGTGAGTTCGCTTACGACAATCATTATCGCTTAGGTTAGCACCATGCAGTGGCTACTCGATCCGTTCATGGTGTCTTTCGTTCGCCGGGCGTTGTTCGCCGGAATGCTGGTCTCCGTTCTGTGCGGGCTGGTGGGCACCTGGGTGGTGGTACGCGGAATGGCGTTCATGAGTGAAGCCATCTCCCACGGGATGTTGCCCGGCGTGGCGGTCGCGTACCTCGCGAGCGCCAACCTCGTCCTCGGCGCAGCCGCGAGCGCGGTGGTGATGATTCTTGGCGTTTCGTGGGTGTCGAAGAATTCCCGGCTGTCCGAGGACACGGGCATCGGTCTTTTGTTCGTCGGAATGCTCGCACTCGGTGTGGTCATCGTCTCGCGGGCACGCTCGTTCGCGGTCGATCTCACGGCGTTCCTGTTCGGGGATGTGCTGTCGGCAACGTGGGACGATCTGATCTGGCTCACCGCAGCCGTTGTCGTCGCAGCCCTGATCTCCGTGGTGGCCTACCGGCCGTTCGTTGCTCTGGTCTTCGACGAACGCAAAGCACACACACTGGGGTTGCGGCCGCGGTTGGCGCACCTGGCGCTGCTCGCCCTGGTAGTCCTCGCCGTCGTAGCGTCGTTCCGCATCGTCGGAACATTGCTCGTCTTCGGACTCCTGGTTGCGCCCTCCGCCACCGCGGCACTCTTCGGCCGCTCGCTTGTCGCAACCATGAGCCTGGCCGTGCTGCTCGGATGGTCGGCCACAGCCCTTGGACTGATCGTGTCGTGGAACGCCGACACCGCCGCGGGCTCCACCATTGCCGGACTGGCCGTGCTGCAATTCTTCGTCGCCGTACTCATCCGAACTGCAGTGATGCGCCTACGTGCAGCGAGTTCGCCCGCGCCTGTGCCGATTGGCTAGCCTATCAGTAATGATTATCATTAGTAGTAGATGGAGTGCATAGTGCAGAACAGGACATTGGTGCGCGCGGCGCTCGCCATGTCGATCACCGCGCTGGTATCGACCGGGTGCGGCTCGGACGCGACGGACGAGACCGCGCCCAGCGGCCAGAGCAGGCCGGGCAGCGACCTCGCGGCCGAAGCAGGAGCCACCGAGGTAGAGGGGCCCGAGCCACGACTGGTCGTCGCAGACGCGCTGTCCGGCCGTGTCGACGTCCTCGATCTGACGACCGCGGACAAGATCCATTCGTTCCATTTCGACCATCCGACGGTCCTCACCACAGTCAAGGACCGCTACGCGTTCGCAGTCGATGCATCGGGCGGCACCGTGCATGTGGTCGACGCCGGATCATGGACCATCGACCACGGCGACCACAACCACTCTTACACCAAGGCCCCCATCGAGATCGGCAAGCTGACCGGCGAACAGCCGGGAGCCGTCGTAATCGGTGACGACAAGGTCGCCACATTTTTCGATGCCGACGGCCGCGCCGACGTGATCGACTTCGCGCAGCTGCGCAAGGACAGCGCCGAGGTCGGCGAGGTCGTGCCGTCCGCATCTGCGCACGCCGGAATGGCGATACCCGTCGCCGATCGCTACCTCGTCTCTCGACCGGGCACCGGCGCAGGGGCTTTCGCACCGGCTTCGTTCGAGCTCCGCAACGCGGACAGCGGGGTGGAGACGGCATTCGACGTCGCGTGCCCGGCAGCGAACGGACACGCCGTCTTCGACTCCTACGCGCTCGCGGCGTGTGACGACGGTGTCTTCCTCGCACGCGTCACCGGCGGACAGTGGACGGCGGAGAAGATTCCGTACCCGGAAGGCATCGGACCGAGCACCCGCCCCACCGCGTTCCGTGGGACCGACGGAACGCCCCTCCTAGCCGCGACAGCGGGATCACCTACCGCCAATGACGGTGTGCTGCTGCTCGATCCACTGACCCACCACTGGACCCACGTTCGGACGCCGGCCGCGGCGCTCGACGTAAACCTGTCCGGCGACGGCCGCTCGCTCTTCGCCGTCCTCGCCGACGGCACCTTCCGGGTGTTCGACGCAGCGTCCGGGGCGGAGACGGCATCCGCCACGGCCCTGACCGGCGACAAGCCGCACGAGTCCGCAGCGATCACCGTCGGCGGCAATCGCGCCTACGTCACCGACCCGGAAGCGAAAGCCGTGATAGAGATCGACTATCGAGACAACGCACGAATAGCACGCAGGCTTGATGTCGGAATTTCCGTCTCCTCGGTCAGCGTCGTGGGTTCATGACGGCGACGTTGCGGCGCCTGGTGCCGCTCGGTCTTCTGCTCGCGCTCACCGCCTCGGCCGTCACCGCGTGTGCCTCCTCAGCCGCCGATGGCCCGTTGGTGGTGGTGACGACGAACATTCTGGGTGACGTGGTAGAGAACGTCGTCGGGGATCAGGCCGACGTCATGGTGCTGATGCCGAGGAATGCCGACCCGCACTCGTTCGAGATCTCGGCCCCGGAAGCCGCACGGGTGGCGAGCGCCGATCTCGTCGTATCCAACGGACTCGGGCTCGAAGAGGGATTGGGAAGCACTGTCGAAGCTGCCCGGGCCGAGTCGATCCCGATTCTCGAGGTCGGTGAGCGTGTGCGGCCCATCGAGTACGGCACCGGGCAGTCCTCGGGCTTACTGGACCCACATATCTGGACCGATCCGGACCGCATGCGCGAAGCTGTCGCCCTTGTTCGCGACGCGGTCATCGAGCACGTGACCGGTGTGGACGCACAGGTGATTCGAGATCGATCCGATGACTACTCGGGTCAACTCGAGGAGCTGACCGAGCGGATGACGTCTCGGTTCGCAGGCATTCCGGAAGAGCGCCGCACACTGGTCACGAACCATCATGTATTCGGCTATCTCGCAGAGCGATTCGATTTCGAGGTGGTCGGCGCCGTCATTCCGAGTGGAACCACACTGGCGTCACCCAGCGCTTCCGACCTGTCGCAACTCGCCGCCACCATCACTTCCGCGAAGGCACCGGCAATCTTCGTGGATTCGTCACAACCGAATCGGCTCGCCGAAGTGCTGGCTTCGGAGGCGAGGTTGCCCGTCGCCGTCGTCTCCCTGTTCACCGAGTCACTCGGGGACGTGGGGTCGGACGCCGGGACCTACATACAGATGATGGACTCCAATTCCCTCACGATCAGCCGGAGCCTGGCGTCGTGACACATCGCCACATGCACATCCATGGCTTTGACAATCATTTGCGATAAGGAGTACTTCTCATGGGTGACCCTTTTGCGTAGATCTCCCCTGCCCGCGGCCTTTGTTGCTCTAGGACTCTCGGCTGCGCTCTTGACTTCCTGCTCTTCCGACTCGGCAGACGCTGCCACCGACAACGCAACGCGCACCGATTCGGCGACGCCCCGCCTCGCGTTGAGCTACGACGGAGGCGTGCTCGTGCTCGACGCGAAGACACTCGATGTCGTCGGAACCGCCGAGATGGACGGGTTCAACCGCCTCAACCCGGCGGGTGACGGCCGGCATGTACTCATCAGCACGGGCAGCAGTTTCACCGCGCTCGACACCGGAACCTGGACGGACGGCGACAGCCATTTCGTCAATGATCCGGCTGTCACGGACATCTCGTTCGACGCGACGACGCCCGGGCACGTGGTCCGGCACGACGGCAAAACGGTGCTGTTCGACGACGGAACCGGCTTGGTGCGCGTCTTCGACCCGGCAAAGCTCGCCGGTGGTCTGCCCGAGACCACCGACTACACGACACCGGAAGCGCACCATGGTGTGGCGGTCGAACTGTCGGACGGCAGCATGCTCACCACGGTGGGCAACGAAGACGAGCGGACCGGCATCGTCGTACTCGACCGCGACCGCAAGGAGATTGCGCGCAACGAGGAGTGCCCCGGCGTACACGGCGAAGCCGTGGCGGCGGACGAAACCGTGGTTGTCGGTTGCCAGAACGGCCTGCTGATCTACCGTGACGGCGTCATCACCAAGGTGACCAGTCCCGATCCGTACGGACGCATCGGCAACCAGGCCGGGGACGAGAATTCCCCGATCATCCTGGGCGATTACAAGACCGACCCGGACGCCGAGCTCGAGCGTCCTCAGCGGGTCAGCCTGACCGACACCACCACCGGACAGCTGACGCTCGTCGACCTCGGCACCAGCTACACGTTCCGTTCCCTCGGCCGCGGTGTGCACGGTGAAGCGCTCGTCCTGGGTACCGACGGCGCACTGCACGTGATCGATCCCGGGTCCAAGACGGTGACCCGTACGGTGCCGCTGATCGACCCCTGGACCGAGCCGGAGAAGTGGCAGTCGCCCCGGCCCGCTCTGTTCGTGCAGGACGGCACGGCCTACGTGACCGATCCGGCGAAGAACAGGATCCACGCGGTCGACCTCGAGTCCTGGACCGTGTCCGATTCGGCCGATCTTCCGCAGACGCCGAACGAGATCACCGGCGTCACCGGCTGACGCAGTGAAGGCGTATCGGATTCGGACCCGCGAGGGGTGGGTCCGAATCCGATACCGTCACGACGCGTCGGTTGTGCCCGCGAGCGGACCGAGTTCCTCGTCGAGTGCTTCCTGCACCACAGCCATCGCCGACAATCCGGCGGGGGCACCGCAGTAGGCGCTGGCGTGAATGACCGCCTCCACGATCTCCGTGCGGGTCAGACCGTTTCGAAGAGCTCCGCGCACATGCCCTTTCAGCTCACCGTGCGCCCGCAGTGCAATCAGCATCCCGAGGTTGAGCAGGCTACGGCTGCGCCGATCCAACCCGGGCCGGTTCCATACAGCACCCCAGACGTGTTCACTGACGAATTCCTGCAGAGATTCGCTGTCGGTACCGGCAGTGCGGGTGAGCGCCCGCTCGACGAAATCAGCGCCCATCACCTCGCGGCGCACTGCCAGCCCCGCCTCGACTGCGGGACTTCGACCACCACCGGTCGGGCCGGCCGGTTCTGCTTCGGTCATCGGTTCACTCCTGTTCCGGTGCCTCGATCGTCACCACCGTCACTCTACGAACTCCCACCTGCCATGCTCGCAACACCCGAGCGATGTCGGTGCGGCCGGATATAACGGAACCCGACAACACGAGGAAGTGTGGGAGCTGTGATGCCGACCGAGCACGAGGTGCGCACGATGATGCTGGCTCTGCCAGAGGCACACGAGGTGGTGGTCGCCAACTGGGGTGACCAGCCGACCTTCCGGGTGCGCAACAAGATGTTCGGTCTGGTCGGGTACGGCGCGCCCACGGTGTGTCTGAAAGCCACCCTCGAAACCCAGACCGCCCTCGTTCAGGAAGATCCTGAGGTGTTTCTCGTGGCACCGTTCTTCGGGCGCTGGGGGTGGATCGACGTGGTTCTGGAGGCGGTGACGTCGACCGAACTGGCGGAGCTGGTCGAGGAGGCGTGGCGCCTCACCGCCCCCAAACGTGTCGTCGCCGCGTACGACAAGGAACGGGGTGCTACTCCGCTGTCGTGAATCGCCCGAGCTGATGCCGCAGGGCACTTTCGAGATCGGGGCGCCGGAACCGGTGCTCGCGCGAGAGAAGCCGTCCCGGAACAACTCGCTGATTCGCGAGGGCCAGTTCTCGGGCCCCTTGCTCACCCAGGAGTAGTTTGGGTCCGAAGTCGGGCACCGGTAGGAACGCCGGCCGGTGCAGCACCGACGCAAGTACCGCCGTGTACTCCGCGTTGCGCACGGGGTTCGGCGCGACGGCATTCACCGGACCAGTCAAGCGCGTGTCGACGACGGCCCGATGGTAGATGTCCACCAGATCGTCGAGGTCGATCCACGACAACCATTGCGTACCTGCACCGAGCCGGCCACCGAGTCCCACTTCGAAGAGTGGCCGCTGTAGCCGCAGGACACCACCTTTCGGCGATTGGACGATACCGGTCCGCACGGCCACCACCCGCGCGCCCGCATCGGAGGCGGAAGCGGTCGCACCTTCCCACTCTGCCACCGTGTCGGCGAAGAAGCCGTCACCACGCTCGTCGGCTTCGTGCAGGAGCTCGTCGCCGCGGTCCGGACCGTAGTAGCCGATCGCCGACGCAGTGACGAAGACCTTGGGTCCGTCGGGAGTGGATGCGATCAGCTCAGCCAGCCGCCGAGTGGGTTCGATGCGGCTGTCCCGAACGGCACGGCGGTGGCTGTCGGTGAAGCGGCCCGCAATGGACGCGCCGGCGAGGTGGATCACCGCGTCGACGCCCGCGAGGAGATCGGCGGCCGGAGCGGCCGGGTTCCAACGCCGCTCGTCCGGGGTCCGCGGCGTGCGGCGCACCAAGCGGACGACCCGGTGCCCTCCCGTGGCGAGGAACGCGGTGAGAGCCGAACCCACCAAGCCCGAACTACCGGTCACCGCGATCGTGCGGGAACCCGGCGCCAGGGTCGATGCCCACTGGTGGCGGGCCATGTCGTCGGCGACCTGGCGATGCCGGTAGCGGAACGTCGAGGTCAGGAAGCGGCCAGGGACGGCGGTGTCGACGCGGTCGGTCATCCGGGTCTCGTCTTCGGATACGACCTCGAACGTGTGCGTGTGCCGCCACGGCACCAGCAACCGCATCGGGAGCCCCGCCGAATAGTCGACGAACTGCCGCGGCGGGTCGTACCCCGCTGGGTCGTGTCGGGCTGTCCACCGCAGGCCGCCCGGCAAGCGCAGCACCGCCTGCCCCGCCTTCAGGGATTCCGCTTCCTCGTCGAGCGCCAGCGGCTGCCACGGCGGCGACAGCCGAGTGAAGGCCCCGGGTCTCGTATGCCACGCGAACAGCTCGTCCCGCGCGGATCGGATCACGCTCGAATGCACGATGCCCATCACTCGACCCTAGCGTTGATCGAGCAAGGCGGCACCCGTGACGGGTAGCGTATGGGAATGACACAGTTACGCGTACTGGTCACGGGTGCTACGGGATACATCGGTGGACGCCTCGCACCCCGACTGCTGGAAGCCGGGTATCAGGTGCGGGTGCTGGCACGTTCCCCCGAGAAGCTCACCGATGTTCCGTGGGCATCGGACGTCGACATTGCTCGCGGTGACCTGAGCGATCCCGAATCCCTTTCTGCCGCTTTCGCGGACGTGGACGTCGTCTACTACCTCGTCCATTCCATGGGCGGCCCGGACGAGTTCGAGGAGGCCGAACGGGTCAGCGCGGAGAACGTCGCTCGAGCCGCCCACACGGCCGGGGTTGGACGCATCGTCTATCTGGGCGGGCTCCACCCCGAATCCGCGGACCTGTCTCCGCACCTCCGTTCTCGGACGGAAGTCGGGAAGATCCTCACCGAGTCCGGCGTGCCCACAATGGTTCTGCAGGCCGGGGTCGTGATCGGATCCGGTTCGGCCTCTTTCGAAATGATCCGTCACCTCACCAACAGACTTCCCGTGATGACGACGCCGCGGTGGGTGAACAACAAGATCCAACCCATCGCCGTCCGCGACGTCCTGCACTACCTCGTCGCGGCAGCGGAGGCCCCGTTACCGCGCAGCCGCTCCTACGACATCGGCGGCCCCGACGTGATCCGGTACGGCGAGATGATGCAGATCTATGCGGAGATCGCCGGACTGCGGCAACGCAGAATTCTCGTCCTGCCCGTGCTCACACCGAAACTCGCCGGTTTGTGGATAGGACTGGTCACCCCCATACCGCGTTCGCTGGGCCGCGCACTGATCGAATCACTGCACAACGATGCCGTCGTCGGCGAGCACGACATCGACGACGTGATTCCACCACCGGCAGCAGGGCTGACGTCGTACCGTGACGCCGTTCGATTGGCGTTGCGGCGCATCGACAACGGTGAGGTCGAGACCACCTGGGCAAGTGCGTCCCCCGTGGGTGCCCCGTCCGATCCGCTTCCGTCCGACCCCGACTGGGCCGGTGAGGTGGTCTACACCGACGAGCGCAGCAAGGAGTGCGCTGCGGATGCGCACACCCTGTGGAGCGTCGTCGAGAGTATCGGCGGGGAAAACGGATGGTACTCGTTTCCGCTGGCCTGGTCCGTGCGTGGCTGGCTCGATCGGATCGCCGGCGGTGTCGGGCTCACTCGCGGTCGTAGAAATCCGAAGCAGCTCAATACCGGTGATCCACTGGATTTCTGGCGTGTCGAGCATATCGAGCGCGGTTCGCTGTTGCGGCTGCGCGCGGAGATGCGGGCTCCCGGCGGAGCCTGGCTCGAATGGCGTGTCCGCCCCGTCGATCAGGACTCGTCGCGGTTGGAGCAACGCGCCATATTTTTCCCGAAAGGACTGGCGGGCCGGCTGTATTGGTACTCCATCCTTCCGTTCCACGGGATCATCTTTCGGGGAATGATGGAGAACATCACCGGCGCCGCCGCCCGCCTGGGTCACACGGTGCAGAGGGGTTGAATGTTGTCTCGACCTCCGGTGGTCGGTGAGGTCAGCAGCAGGCACGAGTTGTAACCCCGCGATTCCACCACCTGGCGGATCTGCGTCCAGCCGGAATCGTCTACCGCAGGAGTCCGCGACAGGACGAAACCCGACGTGCGCGCCGGATCGCCGACCAGTGCCCACGAATAGTCGTCGGCGATGTAGGTCACCACATAGTTGGTGGGACCCTCGGGTCCGCTCTGAAACGGTACCGAGGGAAAACTCACGTGCAATTGTGCGTTGGTGACGGGATCGTTGACGCGCGCGTTCCCTTCGATGCCGCTCGTTCCCCCCGTCCACGTCGTGCAGGAGTTGGAAACACTCACATTCGTGGAATCGCGCACTCCGTAGGTGGCTCTCGTGTCGCGCGCGCAATCGAGGTTGAACGGTTGCGGTACCGCTGCCAGTTGGTACCAGGTACCGGCATACCGCTCCACGTCGAGGTCGGCGACAGGGGCTAGTGCCCCAGGGAACTCCGCCTGCCCCATCGGTTCTGCCTGCGCCGGACCCGCTGCAAGCAACACAGCGGCGGCAGCGGTCGCAAGTCCGACGGCACATCCACGCATTGTCGAAACGCCCATGTCGAGCCCTCTTCCGGTGATCGAGTTCGCGGTGACACGCACACCCCGAAGAGAGGGCTGCGCGGCACCCTTGCGGAAGGAATTCGACGCCGCCTCGCCACCGGATGGGTTGGATACAAAAATAAAAAGCGGACCCATCCGCTTCGCGAACCGCTCCGAATGGCTGTCGATGGTGCGCAACCGCACCCACATCGGAGAGAGGCAATTTCCATGAACATCACCACACGGGTACTGGCAGTCGCAGCGAGCACGTCCTTGGTGTTGCTGGGCGCAGCATGCTCCTCGGACGACAGC comes from Rhodococcus oxybenzonivorans and encodes:
- a CDS encoding VOC family protein; its protein translation is MKPITPCLWFDDRGEEAAKFYTSLFPDSRITDVTYYAPGTPGPEGKVMTVSFDINGQPFTALNGGPQFTFSEAISFEVRCKDQDEVDRYWAAFTSDGGEESQCGWVKDRFGVSWQVVPERLYELMSDPDTAAAQRAVQAMLQMRKLDIAALEKAFAQP
- a CDS encoding VOC family protein, yielding MTAQRKTHINGVHTVAVPVADQDRALEFYVSTLGFERRMDAEFGEGQRWVEVAPPGSVTSIALVPEREGAPAGVETGIRLSTADADADHATLAAHGVDVDAEVMRLGDYVPPMFYFRDPDGNRLVLVELQRESQADTEN
- the aztA gene encoding zinc ABC transporter ATP-binding protein AztA; protein product: MIVVSELTVRYGTAVALNRVSASFTERTVTALIGHNGSGKSTLLHALAGILRPTSGSIDGLRGRRVAYVPQRTAVGDNLPLTVRELVGMGAWQRRGLFRRLTPDDRQAVEVALTRLDITDIAARQVGTLSGGQRQRALLAQALVQRGDLLLLDEPTTGLDAQARAVINDVIDEEAARGAIVVVATHELLDAERAGCTLTLTAGSLQGPTDATVSGKFSVSA
- the aztB gene encoding zinc ABC transporter permease AztB, which codes for MQWLLDPFMVSFVRRALFAGMLVSVLCGLVGTWVVVRGMAFMSEAISHGMLPGVAVAYLASANLVLGAAASAVVMILGVSWVSKNSRLSEDTGIGLLFVGMLALGVVIVSRARSFAVDLTAFLFGDVLSATWDDLIWLTAAVVVAALISVVAYRPFVALVFDERKAHTLGLRPRLAHLALLALVVLAVVASFRIVGTLLVFGLLVAPSATAALFGRSLVATMSLAVLLGWSATALGLIVSWNADTAAGSTIAGLAVLQFFVAVLIRTAVMRLRAASSPAPVPIG
- a CDS encoding ABC transporter gives rise to the protein MQNRTLVRAALAMSITALVSTGCGSDATDETAPSGQSRPGSDLAAEAGATEVEGPEPRLVVADALSGRVDVLDLTTADKIHSFHFDHPTVLTTVKDRYAFAVDASGGTVHVVDAGSWTIDHGDHNHSYTKAPIEIGKLTGEQPGAVVIGDDKVATFFDADGRADVIDFAQLRKDSAEVGEVVPSASAHAGMAIPVADRYLVSRPGTGAGAFAPASFELRNADSGVETAFDVACPAANGHAVFDSYALAACDDGVFLARVTGGQWTAEKIPYPEGIGPSTRPTAFRGTDGTPLLAATAGSPTANDGVLLLDPLTHHWTHVRTPAAALDVNLSGDGRSLFAVLADGTFRVFDAASGAETASATALTGDKPHESAAITVGGNRAYVTDPEAKAVIEIDYRDNARIARRLDVGISVSSVSVVGS
- the aztC gene encoding zinc ABC transporter substrate-binding protein AztC, whose protein sequence is MTATLRRLVPLGLLLALTASAVTACASSAADGPLVVVTTNILGDVVENVVGDQADVMVLMPRNADPHSFEISAPEAARVASADLVVSNGLGLEEGLGSTVEAARAESIPILEVGERVRPIEYGTGQSSGLLDPHIWTDPDRMREAVALVRDAVIEHVTGVDAQVIRDRSDDYSGQLEELTERMTSRFAGIPEERRTLVTNHHVFGYLAERFDFEVVGAVIPSGTTLASPSASDLSQLAATITSAKAPAIFVDSSQPNRLAEVLASEARLPVAVVSLFTESLGDVGSDAGTYIQMMDSNSLTISRSLAS
- the aztD gene encoding zinc metallochaperone AztD; protein product: MALTIICDKEYFSWVTLLRRSPLPAAFVALGLSAALLTSCSSDSADAATDNATRTDSATPRLALSYDGGVLVLDAKTLDVVGTAEMDGFNRLNPAGDGRHVLISTGSSFTALDTGTWTDGDSHFVNDPAVTDISFDATTPGHVVRHDGKTVLFDDGTGLVRVFDPAKLAGGLPETTDYTTPEAHHGVAVELSDGSMLTTVGNEDERTGIVVLDRDRKEIARNEECPGVHGEAVAADETVVVGCQNGLLIYRDGVITKVTSPDPYGRIGNQAGDENSPIILGDYKTDPDAELERPQRVSLTDTTTGQLTLVDLGTSYTFRSLGRGVHGEALVLGTDGALHVIDPGSKTVTRTVPLIDPWTEPEKWQSPRPALFVQDGTAYVTDPAKNRIHAVDLESWTVSDSADLPQTPNEITGVTG
- a CDS encoding carboxymuconolactone decarboxylase family protein gives rise to the protein MTEAEPAGPTGGGRSPAVEAGLAVRREVMGADFVERALTRTAGTDSESLQEFVSEHVWGAVWNRPGLDRRSRSLLNLGMLIALRAHGELKGHVRGALRNGLTRTEIVEAVIHASAYCGAPAGLSAMAVVQEALDEELGPLAGTTDAS
- a CDS encoding MmcQ/YjbR family DNA-binding protein, which translates into the protein MPTEHEVRTMMLALPEAHEVVVANWGDQPTFRVRNKMFGLVGYGAPTVCLKATLETQTALVQEDPEVFLVAPFFGRWGWIDVVLEAVTSTELAELVEEAWRLTAPKRVVAAYDKERGATPLS
- a CDS encoding TIGR01777 family oxidoreductase produces the protein MGIVHSSVIRSARDELFAWHTRPGAFTRLSPPWQPLALDEEAESLKAGQAVLRLPGGLRWTARHDPAGYDPPRQFVDYSAGLPMRLLVPWRHTHTFEVVSEDETRMTDRVDTAVPGRFLTSTFRYRHRQVADDMARHQWASTLAPGSRTIAVTGSSGLVGSALTAFLATGGHRVVRLVRRTPRTPDERRWNPAAPAADLLAGVDAVIHLAGASIAGRFTDSHRRAVRDSRIEPTRRLAELIASTPDGPKVFVTASAIGYYGPDRGDELLHEADERGDGFFADTVAEWEGATASASDAGARVVAVRTGIVQSPKGGVLRLQRPLFEVGLGGRLGAGTQWLSWIDLDDLVDIYHRAVVDTRLTGPVNAVAPNPVRNAEYTAVLASVLHRPAFLPVPDFGPKLLLGEQGARELALANQRVVPGRLLSREHRFRRPDLESALRHQLGRFTTAE
- a CDS encoding SDR family oxidoreductase, whose amino-acid sequence is MTQLRVLVTGATGYIGGRLAPRLLEAGYQVRVLARSPEKLTDVPWASDVDIARGDLSDPESLSAAFADVDVVYYLVHSMGGPDEFEEAERVSAENVARAAHTAGVGRIVYLGGLHPESADLSPHLRSRTEVGKILTESGVPTMVLQAGVVIGSGSASFEMIRHLTNRLPVMTTPRWVNNKIQPIAVRDVLHYLVAAAEAPLPRSRSYDIGGPDVIRYGEMMQIYAEIAGLRQRRILVLPVLTPKLAGLWIGLVTPIPRSLGRALIESLHNDAVVGEHDIDDVIPPPAAGLTSYRDAVRLALRRIDNGEVETTWASASPVGAPSDPLPSDPDWAGEVVYTDERSKECAADAHTLWSVVESIGGENGWYSFPLAWSVRGWLDRIAGGVGLTRGRRNPKQLNTGDPLDFWRVEHIERGSLLRLRAEMRAPGGAWLEWRVRPVDQDSSRLEQRAIFFPKGLAGRLYWYSILPFHGIIFRGMMENITGAAARLGHTVQRG
- a CDS encoding lipocalin family protein yields the protein MGVSTMRGCAVGLATAAAAVLLAAGPAQAEPMGQAEFPGALAPVADLDVERYAGTWYQLAAVPQPFNLDCARDTRATYGVRDSTNVSVSNSCTTWTGGTSGIEGNARVNDPVTNAQLHVSFPSVPFQSGPEGPTNYVVTYIADDYSWALVGDPARTSGFVLSRTPAVDDSGWTQIRQVVESRGYNSCLLLTSPTTGGRDNIQPLCTV